In Lewinella sp. 4G2, the sequence GGGATGTGCTTGAGCCAACTTGCGTGATGGGCGAGCAACAGCGCGTGGTAATCATTGCGCGCGGGCAGTTCCTGGCGGAGGTCCGCCAACACGTCGCGGGCGCTGGCACCGGGCTCGTAAAATGATTCCTGGGGGCGGTAAGCCTGGGGGTTCCGCAGCAGGTCGGCAATGGCTTGTTTGAGGTCTTCCACCCCGGTATTCTCCCGGGCGGAAAGGGCCACGACGGGAACGCCGAGGCGGGAAGACAGCCGCTCCTTATCCACCTTCAATCCATTCTCTTCGATGAGGTCGGCCATATTGAGGACGAGCACCATCGGCAGGTCCAAGTCGCGCAGCTGAGTAAAGAGGAGGAGGTGTTTATCGAGTTTCGTGACGTCGGCCACGTAGATGATGGCATCGGGGTAGAGGTCTCCTTCCGGGTTAGTGAGTTCCTGCACGACGAGACGTTCGTCCAAACTCGTGGGGTAACAGGAGTAGGCGCCGGGGAAGTCGACCAGTTCGATGTCGGGGATGCGGTCGCCGTCCACGTCGATCTCTTCGGTGCGGGCCACGTCGCTGAGGCGGAGGGTACCGGACTTCTTTTCCACCGTTACTCCGGGGAAATTGCCGATCCGCTGGCGCAGGCCCGTTAGTAGGTTGAAGAGGGAGGATTTACCGCTATTGGGGTTCCCGACGAGGCCGACGATGGCCGTTCTTTGTTCCGTTCCGATCATTTAATCAGGATGCTGGCCAGTTCTTGTTTGCGCAGGGCGATGCAGTGGCGGTCGATCTTCACGTACCAGCAACCACCGAAGGGGGATTTGCGAATGATGCTGAGGCGCGAACCCGGGCGGACGCCAATGTCGAGCAGTTTCCCGGCCAGGTTCTCGTTGGTAAAGCGTTCGATCTCGCCCGTCATACCAATCTGGTAGTTCGAAGCGGGGGAGTTGCGGGGGAAGGGCATGGGCGGATGGCTACTGAAGAAGCACGAAGGTACGGCGCGGGCGGATTATTTAGACCCAGTCTAAGCCAAATGACGGAAAGATGGAATTGGTTGGCGCTCTATGCCCTTCTTAAATCAATACATCATTTAAGCAGCCAACTTATTCTGTGTGTATCTTACACGGAATAAACATTAGTATGGCCTCCACGAATATTCTTTCCACCCTGGTTCACGGCTTCACGCTGATCCTGCTACTATTTCTCCCCCAAACGGCAAATGCACAGGATGGAACCTTTAGCATGGAACTGCTGGTGCCCGAGAATTCATTAACCCGAGCGTGGGACATCCACTACGCCCCCGACGACCAATTGTGGATCACCGAGCGTTCAATTGGTCGCCTGCTACGGCTGGACCCCGAGACCGGAGCGGAGGATGAGTTACTCGTCATTCCGGGTGCCTTTTCCGCTTCCGGGCAGGATGGGCTACTGGGTTTTGCCCTCCACAAAGACTTCGATGATGGGTCGCCATTTGTTTACCTTTCTTACACTTACCTGGAATTTTTGGAACGTCGCCAGGCCATTTTGCGCTACACCTTTACGGAAGTGGACGGAGACGGAAGTTTAGTGGATGCCGTGCTGCTGATGGACGGGCTCCCCGCCAGCAACGACCATAATTCCGGCCGGCTGGTCTTCGGCCCCGACCAGAAGCTGTACTACACCATCGGTGATCAAGGGAACAACCAGAACCGGAATTATTGCTCCGAAGTCGTATCCCAATTTTTGCCGACCCAGGAGCAGATCGACCAGAGTAACTGGATCAACTACCCCGGCAAAACGCTACGGTTGAATCTGGATGGGTCCATTCCGGAAGACAACCCGGTCCTCGGGGGCGTACGGAGCCACATCTTCACGCTGGGCCACCGGAACGCGCAGGGCCTGGCCTTCTCGGCCAGCGGCTTGCTCTATTCTTCCGAACACGGCCCCAACACGGATGACGAGGTGAACTTGCTGACGGCCGGTAGCAATTACGGCTGGCCACGGGTGGTTGGGATGCTCGACGACCAGGCTTACGACTACTGCAATTGGTCGTCCCTGGATAACTGCAGTGACCTCACCTTCAGTAAGACCGAATGCCCACCGGGAGCGGAATTCTTTGAGGAGAGTAGTTTTACCGACCCTACTTACCGGGACCCTCTGATGGCTCTCTTCGCGGTGACGGACGATTACGATTTTGAAAACCCCATCTGTGAAGATTCCTATACCTGCCGGCCCAACATTGCCCCGTCCAGTTTGGCGATCTACGAGAGTGATGCCATTCCTGGCTGGAAGAATTCCTTACTCATCCCCAGCCTCAAGCGGGGCCGGCTTTACCGCCTGAAATTAGACGATTCCGGACAGGCCATTGTGGGAGATACGACCCACCACTTTTACTCCGGCAACCGGTACCGCGATATCGCCCTGGCGCCCGATGGCAAGACCTTTTACCTACTGACGGATCAGGCCGGCCCGGTCACGGATGAATCCGGCCTTAACCGGCTGACTGACGTACGCAACCCCGGCACCATCATGAAGGTCACCTACGAGGCGAGCGTTAGCGTTCCTTCCGTCCTGGATGCCCGCGAAGTCAGCATCTACCCTAATCCCGCTACGGACCTTATTCGTTTAAATCCACAACGTCCGGACATTACCATTGCTTCGGTCACCTTACTGGATGCGCGGGGAGCCGTTGTTAAGCAAGTCGACCAATTGGGTGGCGGGCCGGTGACTTTGGCCGTCGATGAGGTGGCGGCTGGGGTGTACTTCGTCAAGGTGGTGACCGATCGGGGTTCGCTTACGCGGAGGGTGGTGGTGAGGTGAGTTACTTAGGTAAGTGGCGGCCTTTGCCGATACTTATGAACCCGAATAGCTTTTCCTGCTGATCAGGAGGCAAAGGGGCTCACCCACGGTTTGGCCAATAGGATTTCCCGGACCTTCTCCAGGCTGACGGGGTGGCCCGAAAAACAGTCCACTCCTACATCGATACTGCGTTCAGTGGGTAAGTCCGGAAGCGTCCCGTGAGAATGGCCGTAGAGGTGAAACGTGCCGTGGTGGGAACCATTCCATACGCGCATGGCGTAGTGAAAGAGCACGTAATGGCGCTGGCCGCGGTGGGCGTCGGGGTCGGGCACGGATAGCTCGTAGTAGTCCTTCACCCAGGCGAACTGATCCGCGCAGGCGTGTGCGGAGCTCTCGTGGTTACCCGAGATAAGGTGAATGGTGCCGTTCAGGCGGGCGATGATCTTCCGGGTTTTGGCTGGGCTCGTCAGACTGAAGTCCCCCAGGTGATACACGGTATCGTCAGGCCCAACGGTATCATTCCAGTTTTGGATGAGGGCTTCGTCCATTTCCTGGGCGTTGGCGTAGGGGCGGTCGGTGTATTTAAGGATATTGGCGTGGCCGAAGTGGGTATCGGCGGTGAAGTAGATGGCCATTAGTTTGATCTTGTTTTAGTGGCTGGGAAATGAGTGTTCGTCAATTCCCAGGCACGTTGAGAAAAGTTGATCGGCGGGAAACGGCTGTACTTCATGGAAAGTTGCGGCCGTCTATTATAATGGGTCATTAGTTCAGGTAAACCATCATTTTAAGAAGACCACGTCCCCACCCCCTCCCCCAAAACTTAGCACCCGCGGCAGCGCCAAACAGTCAAACCCGTTCCCAACCAGCCCCCCCGATATAAAGCTCTGCTCAATTCAATAACCAAACCAAAATTGCCGCCAGGCCACCAAACACCGCAAAAAACAGCAGCACCGGCGCCTGCACCACGCGCATGGCCACCTTGAGGATCTGACCGGTAGTGCGCTCTAAGGCAGTGACGGATTCGAGGTACATGGGCAGGATCTTGCCCTCACTGCCGGCCGCATACTTGGCGTCCATGCGGTTCATTTCCGGCCACTTGAAGATATTGGCGATGCGGCGGAGGATGCGCGTCAGCAACCCGGAAACGTAACCACCGATAAAAGGGATCTTTTTGGCCACGATCGATGCCGCCGCCGGGATAGTAACGATGTGGAGCACGCCGGCGAAAAGCAGCGTCAGGTTTTCCTGAAGGTTCGCCTTATTAGTGCCTTTATTCACCTTATCAACGTCCGCGACGATATTGCGGAGGATCTCCATGGAGTAATTGAGCATCGAATTGATGTCGTTCCGGAACCGAATGGACAAGTAGAGAATACCGGCAAAAAAGCCCGCCACGGCGAACAGGACGAAACCGGGGATGACGTAGAGCAGGTACTCGAGGTGCACGAGATCCCACAACCAGAAGCCCGCAATCCAGAACAACAGGAACAAACCGATCGGCCGCAGGACCGACTCGAGCGCGTACATCGGAAACACGATGAGCTCCGCCAGTTTATCGATGACTTCCTGATCGCGGTAGGCACTAATGTCGACACCCATCTCGCTCAGAATCTTGGCGTTGAGCGCATCAGCTTCAGCCTGGGTTTTGATTTTCATCTTTCACGTCTTTGAAGGAATAGTAAGGACTTACAATTAAAAGTAATATGGGAAGCGTAGCTACCAAAAAGGCAGGCAACGCCTGTAACGCCTGTAACGCCTGTAACGCCTGTAACGCAAGCACTACCCGACTACGCTACTACCCGGCTACCCAACTAATTCCGTAAATCTAAAATATTTCCCATCCCATAACACTTGCGGCAGCGCGCCTCGTAAAGATCCTTCTCACCGAGAACGACCGTACTTTGATCCTGCACCAAACGGTAAGAATGGGTAGCCAAATTCCCACAGTGCGAGCAGATGGCGTGGACTTTCGTGATGTATTCCGCCACCGAAAGCAAGTGGCACATGGGGCCGAAGGGCTCACCCCGGAAGTCCATATCCAATCCAGCGATGATGACCCGTTTGCCCTGGTTAGCCAGTTCCTGGGCGTGTTTGACGACGATCATGTCGAAGAACTGGGCTTCGTCTAAACCCACGACGGTGGTTTCTTTCGGCAGATCGAGCAATACCTTTGTGTCGGAAATGGGAGTCGCTTCGAGGGAGTTGCTATCGTGGCTTACCACCTCGTTTTCGCCGTAACGGGTGTCGATGAGGGGCTTGAAGATCTCCACTTCCTGGCCGGCGATCCGGGCCCTCTTTAGCCGGCGGATGAGTTCTTCCGTTTTGCCGGAAAACATGCTCCCGCAGATTACTTCGATCCATCCGCTGCGTTGGCCGCTAAAGTGGGGTTCTAAAAACATTAAGCGCCGTATTTTGCGTTAACAACTCGAATTTCGCCGCGCCAGCCAGCGGTGCGGGACGCGAAGATGCCCCAAAACAAACCGGACCACCAAAAGAAACTACCAACACGCATGCCTCAGACGAACGCCGACCGCCTCCTGAACCGAATTTCCGCCCTCCACAAATCTTTGCAACTCGACGAAGGAGGCCACATCAGTAAAATGGAGCGAGATCTGATGCTGAATTACCTGCGTGAATTTTACGAAATCTACGCCTCCGGAACCGTCGCGCCACCCGCGCCCCGGTCCAGCCGGGAGGCCATTATGGAAACGCCCGTTAAGCCGGCTCCGGTAGTCACGCCACCCGCTCCTCCCGTGGCGCCTAGTCCCCCACCGGCATCGTCCGCGCCACCGGCATCCGTCGTCGCCCCCCCTTCCGTTGGCGTCCCGCCGACGCCACCGCCACCGGCGCCCGACTCCATGGTTTCCCGGTCCGCTGAGCCGGAGGTAAAATACCAACCGGCGCCTGCTACTCCGAGCCAGCCAGTTCACCGTGCCCCCGACCCCGTGGTGCAAAGACCAGTTGCTCCGGAACCCGTGGCCCGGGTCACGCCACCACCCGCGCCTAAGCCGGCCCCCAAACCCGCGCCCGCCGCGGTCCAGAAAGCGCCGGATTACAAGATTTTGCTGGAAGAAGAGCCCTCCGTCCCTCAGACGCCTACACATGCTGAGGACCCCGAGGTGGCGGCCCTCTTCGAAGACAATGGCGTCACCAGCCGCTTCGGCCGCCAGCCCATCAGTGACCTCACGCGCGCATTAAGCATCAATAACCGCATCCTTTTTACCCGAGACCTGTTTGGCGGTGACAACACGTTACTCAATACTACCATGGAGCAGCTCAATGCTTCCGGCTCTATGCGCGAAGCCCGCCCACTCGTAAATAGTCTCATCCGCCGTTT encodes:
- a CDS encoding thymidine kinase; its protein translation is MFLEPHFSGQRSGWIEVICGSMFSGKTEELIRRLKRARIAGQEVEIFKPLIDTRYGENEVVSHDSNSLEATPISDTKVLLDLPKETTVVGLDEAQFFDMIVVKHAQELANQGKRVIIAGLDMDFRGEPFGPMCHLLSVAEYITKVHAICSHCGNLATHSYRLVQDQSTVVLGEKDLYEARCRKCYGMGNILDLRN
- a CDS encoding glucose/sorbosone family PQQ-dependent dehydrogenase → MASTNILSTLVHGFTLILLLFLPQTANAQDGTFSMELLVPENSLTRAWDIHYAPDDQLWITERSIGRLLRLDPETGAEDELLVIPGAFSASGQDGLLGFALHKDFDDGSPFVYLSYTYLEFLERRQAILRYTFTEVDGDGSLVDAVLLMDGLPASNDHNSGRLVFGPDQKLYYTIGDQGNNQNRNYCSEVVSQFLPTQEQIDQSNWINYPGKTLRLNLDGSIPEDNPVLGGVRSHIFTLGHRNAQGLAFSASGLLYSSEHGPNTDDEVNLLTAGSNYGWPRVVGMLDDQAYDYCNWSSLDNCSDLTFSKTECPPGAEFFEESSFTDPTYRDPLMALFAVTDDYDFENPICEDSYTCRPNIAPSSLAIYESDAIPGWKNSLLIPSLKRGRLYRLKLDDSGQAIVGDTTHHFYSGNRYRDIALAPDGKTFYLLTDQAGPVTDESGLNRLTDVRNPGTIMKVTYEASVSVPSVLDAREVSIYPNPATDLIRLNPQRPDITIASVTLLDARGAVVKQVDQLGGGPVTLAVDEVAAGVYFVKVVTDRGSLTRRVVVR
- a CDS encoding metallophosphoesterase, translated to MAIYFTADTHFGHANILKYTDRPYANAQEMDEALIQNWNDTVGPDDTVYHLGDFSLTSPAKTRKIIARLNGTIHLISGNHESSAHACADQFAWVKDYYELSVPDPDAHRGQRHYVLFHYAMRVWNGSHHGTFHLYGHSHGTLPDLPTERSIDVGVDCFSGHPVSLEKVREILLAKPWVSPFAS
- a CDS encoding FeoA family protein, with protein sequence MPFPRNSPASNYQIGMTGEIERFTNENLAGKLLDIGVRPGSRLSIIRKSPFGGCWYVKIDRHCIALRKQELASILIK